The sequence GAATCAGCAATCCTCTCGATATCCGCGACGTGTGGCCCGAGAACTACTCCACGAACAGTGTGCAGAAGGTGTGGGCTGCAAAATTCGCCGCACGTCATCCGCATGTGGCTGTGCTGGATCTTTCCAGTTTCAAATGTGGTCACGACGCTCCGACCTACGGATTGATCAGCGACATCATCGCCGCCAGTAAGACACCGTATCTGGCGATGCACGATCTAGATGCCAACAAGCCGGCGGGGTCGCAGAAAATTCGCGTCAAGACCTACGCTTACACGCTGCGACGCCATCAGGAGATGTTGGAGGACCGTGCAGCGCGTTTCGACGAACTGCAGCAGCGCCTTGCCGAGCGCCGCAACCAGCTCATGGCTCGGCGCAAAGAAACCCTGGAACGCCAGTATGATGTCGCACGCGCAGACATGGACTGCGCATTCCATCGCTACCTTGAGGAAGAGGAGTCCGTGTTCGGCATCAGGACCGCAGACCTTTCGAAGGAGTATCCCGCTTCCCCACCCCAGTTCGACCGGACCGCGGACATCGCGCCTCAGCCTCCACGTGTGGACTTCCTCACCCGTACGGCCCAATCAGGAGCCAGCTGTCGTGGTGGGTGCTCCGGCTGTGGAACCGGATGCTCCCCGAAACCACAACTCGCGCCTTCGCTCAACTTCATCGATTGATCTCATGGCCACCACGAATGCTTCACGCACGGATGTCCCCACGCTCGCGGAGATCGAGGAGGAGATGAAAAGCTTCGAGATCGCAGAACGCAAGCGCCTCGGTCTCGAAGAGCGACCCGCAACTCAATGGCACGACCCAAACCCGCAAATCTTCACGAAGGCGCAGCGAGCCCACACCACCATCCTGCTTGGTGGTCTCACCATTGCACAGGATGCGTTCGTGAGAGCTGGACTTGAGGGCATCGGCTACCAAATCGAAGTGCTTCCCTGCCCCGACACGAAAGCTCTGCACCTGGGCAAGGAGTTCGGCAATCGTGGCCAGTGCAATCCCACCTACTTCACCGTGGGCAATCTCATCAAGCGTCTCGTTTCCCTGCGTGATGAAGACAAGCTACCTGTGCCGGAGATCGTAAGTCGTTATGTGTTCATGACGGCTGGTGCGTGTGGTCCGTGCCGCTTCGGCACCTATGCCACGGAATATCGCAAGGCCCTGCGTGACGCGGGTTTCGAGGGGTTCCGCGTACTGCTCTTCCAGCAGCAGGGGGGCTTCAAGCAGGCAACGGGGAGTGATGTTGGCCTGGAGTTGACTCCCAGGTTCTTCATGCAAATCGTGAAGGCCATCGTCGCTGGCGATGTGCTTAATGCCATCGGATATCGCATCCGCCCCTACGAAGTGACCAAGGGCGATACCGATGCCGCACTGGAACGCTGCAAGGACATCATGTGCGAAGCGCTCCGGACAAGAAAATCATCCCTGCTGGCCCTGCGTCGCTGCCGCAAGGAACTGGAACGCATCCCAGTCGACCGCCTCCAGGCAAAACCCAAGGTGATGATCATTGGCGAGTTTTGGGCCATGACCACTGAAGGTGACGGCAACTACCATCTGCAGCGATTCCTTGAGCAGGAAGGCGCCGAGGTGGAAGTGCAGGCCGTGAGCGCCTGGCTGCTCTACATGATCTGGCAGGGGCAGCGGGACACCAGGCGCCGGCTGGAACTGAAGGAAAAGGACGAAGCAGGCAAAGGCCTCGCAAAGCGGAACGCGCCCAAACTACTTCGCAGGCTGTGGGCAGCAGACTGCGCATTGCGCTTCATTTTCCAGACGGCAGCACACTGTATCGGGCTTAAGGGTTTTCATCTTCCCGACATGGAAGAGGTCGCCTCACTGGCACAACCCCACTACGACGTCGAGCTTCGTGGAGGTGAAGGTCACATGGAAGTGGGCAAGCTCATTGAGGCCACGCGGAGCCATCGTGCCCACATGATTGTTTCTGTAAAACCCTTTGGCTGCATGCCCAGCTCGGGTGTGTCTGATGGCATCCAGTCACTGGTAGCTACACGCCATCCGGAAATCATCTTCTGCCCCGTGGAAACCACCGGTGACGGTGCGGTGAATTTTCAGAGCCGGGTGCTCATGTGCCTTTTCCGCGCACGACGCAAAGCACGCGAAGAGTATGACATCGCCCTGAAGAAGCGCGGCCTGACAGCGGAAGAGGCCCTCGTAAAGTGCCGCAGTGGAAGGCATCCCTTTGCGCACGCTCCCCATGTCACCGCAGGCTCGGCCGCAAATATGGTGCTCGCCATGCGCTGACCGTCCTGTCTATCGCTTAGCTCGCGAGCCACTGTCTCAGCACCAGCGCGCCACCGGCGCCAAGCGCCAGTGCGCCGGCCACGATCTGATTGATGCGCCACCTGCCCATGATGACATCCGGTCGCTCACGCAACGGTTCCAGGAAAAACCTTCCCACACCGTACCAGGCTAGCACACCCAGCGCGTAGCTTCCGGGTAGGTAGCTCTTCGTCCAGAGCAGTAGAAATAGCACACCTCCAAGAAGCCACCAGGCCATCTCCATGAACTGGACAGGAATGCGCCGCTTCCGGATGCACTGGATGTCGTGCAGGTGCACCCCCAGCGGACTCTGCGTTTCCCGTCCGACACAGCAGCCATTGAACACACACCCCAGTCGCACCCAAAAACCTCCCGCGAGAATTCCCGCCCCCAGGTGATCCCAAAAGGCTGCCGCGGGCACTCTCAGCAGCCACGCAACAACAAAGGTCATGGGCACGAGAGTCAGGAGAGCACCAAAGACACTCCAGCCGCCGCGACTTCCATCCCAAAGAGACTTCCTTCCTGCCTCGCCCCGATATTGCTCCGCATGTACCAGCAGATGATACACCCTGGCTCCAAAAAGACCCGCCAGAGCACACGAGAGCGCACCAAGTCCCACACGCAGTGGAGAGAGACCTGAGTGCTGCGCGAGCGCCCCACACGCGAGCGTGCCCATGTACAGTCCCACGCAGAGGAAGATCTTGTAGGAATTCACCCAATGCCCCGCGATCTTGAAGTAGCGGGGAAAGGCCTCGTGCATCACAGGATGCTCCACGCGGTCACTCATACCGGACCTCCTTTCATCACCGTCAACAGACACATCACCAGCCCGATGCCTCCAATGGTGATGGCCACATCCGCGAGATTGAAAGCTGGCCAGAATCGCAGACAGATATAGTCACAAATGACGCCACGGCGGGTGACCTCGATGGCATGACTAAGAGCTCCTCCAAGGAGCAGTCCAGCATACATGCCGCCCGCTGGCATGAGCAGAGTTCCGATGGTCAGAGCCAGGGCTGACAGCATCCACACACCCCAGATCAATCCCGAGCGTGGCGCATCATGAATGCGGGACAGCCAAATCCTGCCAGATACAAGCCGCAAGCATCCCAGCGCACCCAGGGGCACACTGCGTGCAGCAAGGACACTCCCCAGCCACGCCTTCACCCCATGGTCCACCACAGGCACAGCAAGGAGGATGGCAATCAACGCAAACATGACAGAATCACTCGGAAGCACCTACGGGCTCGGACTCGACGACCTCGTA is a genomic window of Roseimicrobium gellanilyticum containing:
- a CDS encoding 2-hydroxyglutaryl-CoA dehydratase — encoded protein: MATTNASRTDVPTLAEIEEEMKSFEIAERKRLGLEERPATQWHDPNPQIFTKAQRAHTTILLGGLTIAQDAFVRAGLEGIGYQIEVLPCPDTKALHLGKEFGNRGQCNPTYFTVGNLIKRLVSLRDEDKLPVPEIVSRYVFMTAGACGPCRFGTYATEYRKALRDAGFEGFRVLLFQQQGGFKQATGSDVGLELTPRFFMQIVKAIVAGDVLNAIGYRIRPYEVTKGDTDAALERCKDIMCEALRTRKSSLLALRRCRKELERIPVDRLQAKPKVMIIGEFWAMTTEGDGNYHLQRFLEQEGAEVEVQAVSAWLLYMIWQGQRDTRRRLELKEKDEAGKGLAKRNAPKLLRRLWAADCALRFIFQTAAHCIGLKGFHLPDMEEVASLAQPHYDVELRGGEGHMEVGKLIEATRSHRAHMIVSVKPFGCMPSSGVSDGIQSLVATRHPEIIFCPVETTGDGAVNFQSRVLMCLFRARRKAREEYDIALKKRGLTAEEALVKCRSGRHPFAHAPHVTAGSAANMVLAMR
- a CDS encoding prolipoprotein diacylglyceryl transferase, producing MSDRVEHPVMHEAFPRYFKIAGHWVNSYKIFLCVGLYMGTLACGALAQHSGLSPLRVGLGALSCALAGLFGARVYHLLVHAEQYRGEAGRKSLWDGSRGGWSVFGALLTLVPMTFVVAWLLRVPAAAFWDHLGAGILAGGFWVRLGCVFNGCCVGRETQSPLGVHLHDIQCIRKRRIPVQFMEMAWWLLGGVLFLLLWTKSYLPGSYALGVLAWYGVGRFFLEPLRERPDVIMGRWRINQIVAGALALGAGGALVLRQWLAS
- a CDS encoding signal peptidase II — translated: MFALIAILLAVPVVDHGVKAWLGSVLAARSVPLGALGCLRLVSGRIWLSRIHDAPRSGLIWGVWMLSALALTIGTLLMPAGGMYAGLLLGGALSHAIEVTRRGVICDYICLRFWPAFNLADVAITIGGIGLVMCLLTVMKGGPV